A genomic stretch from Neomonachus schauinslandi chromosome 14, ASM220157v2, whole genome shotgun sequence includes:
- the CCDC92 gene encoding coiled-coil domain-containing protein 92 has protein sequence MAATNLENQLHSAQKNLLFLQREHASTLKGLHAEIRRLQQHCTDLTYELTLKSSDQTGEGSSRSSELKRRCEELEAQLKLQENENNELLKELEQKNAMIAVLENTVKEREKKYLEELKVKSHKLNMLSSELEQRASTIAYLTSQLHAAKRKLMSASGTSDGSPSGSPVLASYKPAPPKDKLPETPRRRMKKSLSAPLHPEFEEVYRFGAESRKLLLREPVDAMPDPTPFLLARESAEVHLIKERPLVIPPITSDRGPSEQHSPAREKPHKAHVGVAHRIHHAAPPQAQPEVETLAVDQVNGGKVVRKHSGTDRTV, from the exons ATGGCAGCCACAAACCTGGAGAACCAGTTGCACAGTGCCCAGAAGAACCTCCTGTTCCTTCAGCGGGAGCACGCCAGCACCCTCAAGGGGCTGCACGCCGAGATCAGGCGGCTGCAGCAACACTGCACAG ATTTAACATATGAGCTGACACTCAAAAGTTCGGACCAGACAG GAGAGGGGTCTTCCAGAAGCAGTGAACTAAAGAGAAGATGTGAAGAACTGGAAGCCCAACTGAAGCTCCAGGAGAACGAGAACAATGAGCTGCTCAAAGAGCTGGAGCAGAAGAACGCCATGATCGCGGTGCTGGAGAACACCgtcaaggagagggagaagaagtacCTGGAGGAGCTGAAGGTGAAGAGCCACAAGCTGAACATGCTGTCCAGCGAGCTCGAGCAGCGCGCCAGCACCATCGCCTACCTGACGTCCCAGCTGCACGCCGCCAAGCGCAAGCTCATGAGCGCCAGTGGGACCTCGGACGGCAGCCCCTCTGGGAGCCCCGTGCTGGCCAGCTACAAGCCGGCCCCCCCCAAGGACAAGCTGCCCGAAACACCCCGCCGCCGGATGAAAAAGAGCCTCTCGGCCCCCCTGCACCCCGAATTTGAAGAGGTCTACAGATTTGGGGCTGAGAGCCGGAAACTCCTCTTGCGGGAGCCAGTGGATGCCATGCCTGACCCCACCCCATTCCTGCTGGCCAGGGAGTCCGCCGAGGTCCACCTCATCAAGGAGAGGCCTCTGGTCATCCCCCCCATCACCTCCGACCGTGGCCCGAGCGAGCAGCACAGCCCGGCCCGCGAGAAGCCGCACAAGGCTCACGTGGGGGTGGCCCACCGCATCCACCACGCCGCCCCACCGCAGGCCCAGCCCGAGGTGGAGACACTGGCAGTTGACCAGGTGAACGGAGGGAAGGTCGTGAGGAAGCACTCAGGGACGGACAGAACTGTGTGA